The Pricia mediterranea genome includes a window with the following:
- a CDS encoding ABC transporter permease: MFKNHLKIAWRSIKKEKLFTFIKIGGFAVGIAACLLIALFIKDELSYDEHYANSERLYRVVLEAEIHGEMKKSTHFPLPFAETLEADFPEIEKAGKIFGSALSSGGKRVFRPSGESQNVFEEGFLYGDQSVFELLEIPLVQGNTEDALTGPGNMVISESKAAKYFPNGDALGKTLILDDNTSRPYTVSGVMPDFPTNAHLDFDFLLPIEDTNMSWTSQNYFTYVLLDEKSNVKELQNKMHSIIENYVIPAQIQRGRDASFIEVLKRIEYRLQPISDIHLKSDVAMADGLQHGDLRFVWLFAAIAGSILLLACINFVNLSTAKSANRAKEVGLRKTVGAFKSNLVAQFLTESVVFSLISFVLGVLTAWLLLPFFNSMAEKSITIPFTALWFLPIILLSALVIGIIAGLYPAFYLSAFRPVNVLKGRLSTGGKSGKLRSGLVVFQFTTSVVLIIGTLIIYKQMDFILKKELGYEKELVVILEGANVLGNKADNFKDQLLQLSQVTKVSRSDYLPVEGSKRNQTTFKSLDEAAESGGVLSQTWRVDYDYIKTLGIQVVEGRDFSREFASDSVNSIIINQKMASDLGLDNPIGKQLDNNFQQWTVVGVVEDFHFKSLKENITALAFTLGNDIGTVAVKIRSEDINESLASIGAVWDRNVPIQALSYTFLNQKFAQMHEDVQRIGKIFNSFALFAIFVACLGLFALSAFMVEQRKKEISIRIVLGAPFKSIYKLLTLDFMKLILVSIVIAVPIGWYMMNRWLEDFAYRINIGWETFLAAGAIALVIALLTISYQSISAAMTQPLKSLRTE, translated from the coding sequence ATGTTCAAAAACCACCTTAAAATCGCCTGGAGAAGCATCAAAAAAGAGAAGCTGTTCACTTTTATAAAAATCGGGGGCTTCGCCGTAGGAATAGCCGCTTGTTTGCTGATTGCGCTGTTCATAAAGGATGAATTGAGCTACGATGAACACTACGCCAATTCCGAACGTCTTTACAGGGTTGTACTGGAGGCCGAAATACATGGGGAGATGAAAAAAAGTACCCATTTCCCTTTGCCTTTTGCCGAAACCTTGGAAGCGGATTTCCCGGAAATCGAGAAGGCGGGTAAAATATTCGGTTCCGCACTTTCCTCGGGCGGCAAAAGGGTCTTTCGGCCGAGCGGCGAATCCCAAAACGTTTTTGAAGAAGGATTTTTATATGGCGACCAAAGTGTATTTGAATTATTGGAAATTCCGCTGGTACAAGGCAATACCGAAGATGCACTGACCGGACCGGGAAACATGGTCATTTCAGAATCTAAGGCGGCAAAATATTTCCCCAACGGAGATGCCTTGGGAAAAACCTTGATTTTGGACGATAATACCTCCAGGCCCTATACCGTATCAGGGGTAATGCCCGATTTTCCGACCAATGCCCACCTTGACTTTGATTTTTTGCTGCCCATCGAGGATACCAATATGAGCTGGACCTCACAGAACTATTTTACCTATGTACTGTTGGATGAAAAAAGCAATGTGAAAGAGCTTCAGAACAAAATGCATTCGATTATAGAGAACTATGTGATTCCCGCCCAGATCCAACGCGGTAGGGATGCCTCTTTTATTGAGGTCCTTAAAAGGATAGAATACCGATTGCAGCCCATAAGCGATATTCATCTAAAATCGGATGTTGCTATGGCCGATGGATTGCAACATGGAGACCTCCGTTTTGTCTGGCTTTTTGCGGCTATCGCGGGGTCCATTTTACTTTTGGCCTGTATCAATTTTGTTAATTTGTCCACCGCTAAATCAGCGAACCGGGCGAAAGAGGTCGGGCTCCGTAAGACAGTCGGTGCCTTTAAGAGCAATCTTGTCGCCCAGTTTCTTACGGAGTCGGTTGTGTTCAGCCTTATTTCCTTCGTATTAGGAGTATTGACAGCATGGCTGCTGCTTCCCTTCTTTAATTCCATGGCCGAAAAATCCATCACGATACCTTTTACGGCGCTGTGGTTTCTGCCCATCATCTTGCTTTCCGCTTTGGTCATCGGAATCATAGCCGGTCTCTACCCGGCATTCTACCTCTCCGCCTTTCGCCCGGTCAATGTTTTAAAGGGACGGCTAAGCACAGGGGGAAAAAGTGGAAAGTTGCGAAGTGGACTGGTCGTTTTTCAGTTCACAACATCCGTCGTTCTAATTATCGGAACGCTTATAATTTATAAGCAGATGGACTTTATCCTTAAAAAGGAACTGGGATACGAGAAAGAACTGGTCGTGATTTTGGAAGGTGCGAATGTTTTGGGAAACAAGGCGGATAACTTTAAAGATCAGCTCTTACAGTTGTCCCAAGTAACCAAAGTCTCACGAAGCGATTATTTACCGGTGGAAGGTTCCAAACGAAATCAGACCACTTTTAAAAGTTTGGACGAAGCGGCGGAAAGCGGAGGGGTCTTGAGCCAAACTTGGCGCGTAGATTACGATTACATCAAAACCTTAGGAATCCAAGTCGTAGAAGGTCGCGATTTCTCAAGGGAATTTGCTTCCGATTCGGTCAATTCCATCATCATCAATCAAAAAATGGCTTCGGACCTCGGACTTGATAACCCTATTGGAAAACAACTTGATAATAATTTCCAACAATGGACCGTCGTTGGGGTTGTTGAAGATTTTCATTTCAAATCCTTGAAAGAAAATATTACGGCATTGGCCTTTACCCTTGGAAACGATATAGGTACGGTCGCCGTAAAAATCCGTTCCGAAGACATTAATGAGTCCCTGGCCTCCATAGGCGCCGTTTGGGACCGCAACGTACCCATTCAAGCCCTGAGCTATACTTTTTTGAATCAAAAATTCGCCCAAATGCACGAAGATGTGCAACGTATTGGCAAAATTTTCAACAGCTTTGCCCTGTTCGCCATCTTCGTGGCCTGTTTGGGCCTTTTCGCACTTTCCGCTTTTATGGTGGAGCAGCGTAAAAAGGAAATCAGCATCCGAATCGTTCTGGGCGCGCCCTTCAAGAGCATATACAAATTACTGACCCTGGACTTTATGAAGTTGATCTTGGTTTCCATAGTCATCGCCGTCCCCATAGGCTGGTATATGATGAACCGTTGGCTAGAGGATTTTGCCTACCGGATCAATATCGGTTGGGAAACCTTCTTGGCCGCAGGGGCAATCGCCTTGGTCATCGCCCTATTGACAATAAGCTATCAATCCATCAGTGCGGCCATGACACAGCCGTTGAAGAGTTTACGGACGGAATGA
- a CDS encoding ABC transporter permease: MYKNYLKIAWRSLWKNKGYSALNIFGLAIGITCASLILLWVEDELSFDSSFPKPDQVYYVPTNQLYEGEWRTFYQATPGPLAKVMKDEIPGIVGSARTMAEDLLFEVGNNSINRYGRFADSDFLDMFGLTMVEGRLEYAFNKPNGIIISEETANSLYGEGTSVLDKIVRVNNENNFIITGVFENLPTNVSYSFDWVAPFEILVADRPWMTEYGNNFSDTFVELSPEADFEAVDAKVREILPAKTGDDETIAFLHPMKDWYLRSNFEGGKQVGGQIVYVRLFALIAIIILLIACINFMNLSTARSEKRANEVGVRKVLGSGKGTLISQFMAEALITATFAAAVSILFLLILIPQFNLLIEKQLELRLFEITHLLCLLGITLICGVLAGWYPAFYLSSFKPIAVLKGVRSTEGSASRIRKGLVITQFTVSIVFIISTIIVYQQVNHVKNRDLGFEKENLIRLPVNGDVIKNFDPIQQDMIASGRIENIGLVNSQVLSGGNNGSGFQWPGGTDTEDVLISFREISSGFFETAGMKIIEGRGFGDDIDNANNNILITETFAKLMGEGSALGKTVRRDDDAFTVIGVVKDYLYGDMYGTSDPVMFFNYHDDARFLYVRTKPDMALSETLATMESVMKKHNPAFPFEYQFVDQAFDARFKSEKLVGSLSKIFALIAIIISCLGLFGLAAYTAEQRKKEIGVRKVLGSSVSGIVRLLSKDFLRLVIIALLIATPIAWWFMQNWLESFAYRIEIDWWVFALAGIAAICIALLTVSFQAVKAAVANPVKSLRTE; encoded by the coding sequence ATGTACAAAAACTATTTAAAAATCGCTTGGAGAAGCCTTTGGAAAAACAAAGGCTACAGTGCCCTCAATATTTTCGGATTGGCCATCGGCATTACCTGTGCCAGTCTTATTCTGCTTTGGGTGGAGGACGAACTGAGTTTTGATAGTAGTTTTCCGAAACCGGATCAGGTATATTATGTTCCCACCAACCAACTCTATGAAGGGGAATGGCGTACTTTTTATCAGGCTACTCCAGGCCCGTTGGCAAAAGTAATGAAGGATGAGATACCCGGAATAGTAGGGAGTGCGCGCACGATGGCGGAAGACCTTCTTTTTGAGGTAGGAAACAATTCCATCAATAGATATGGACGGTTCGCAGATTCCGATTTTCTGGATATGTTCGGGCTTACCATGGTGGAAGGCCGTCTCGAGTACGCCTTCAACAAACCTAACGGCATTATCATTTCCGAGGAAACCGCCAACAGTCTTTATGGGGAAGGCACATCGGTTCTTGACAAAATAGTTCGAGTGAACAACGAGAACAACTTTATCATTACCGGCGTTTTTGAAAACTTACCGACCAATGTCAGCTATAGTTTCGATTGGGTGGCCCCGTTCGAAATACTTGTAGCTGATAGGCCATGGATGACCGAATACGGAAATAACTTTTCGGATACGTTCGTCGAACTATCCCCGGAAGCTGATTTTGAGGCCGTCGATGCCAAAGTACGCGAAATTCTTCCCGCCAAGACCGGGGATGATGAGACCATCGCCTTCCTTCATCCGATGAAGGATTGGTATTTGCGTTCCAATTTTGAAGGCGGGAAGCAGGTGGGTGGTCAGATTGTTTATGTGCGGTTGTTTGCTTTGATCGCCATTATCATCCTCTTGATTGCCTGTATCAATTTTATGAACCTGTCCACGGCAAGGAGCGAAAAAAGGGCCAACGAAGTGGGCGTTCGCAAAGTCTTGGGCTCCGGTAAAGGGACCTTGATTTCCCAATTTATGGCTGAAGCGTTAATAACGGCAACTTTTGCGGCTGCGGTAAGCATCCTCTTTTTATTGATTCTGATCCCTCAATTCAACCTCCTTATCGAAAAACAGTTGGAACTTCGACTTTTCGAGATTACCCATTTACTCTGCCTTCTGGGGATAACCCTGATTTGTGGCGTTTTGGCAGGATGGTATCCCGCGTTCTATCTATCCTCATTTAAGCCTATAGCAGTGCTCAAAGGAGTGCGCAGTACGGAGGGTAGTGCATCAAGAATTCGTAAGGGATTGGTAATTACCCAGTTTACGGTCTCCATTGTATTTATCATCAGCACAATTATCGTTTACCAACAGGTGAATCACGTGAAGAATCGTGATTTGGGATTTGAGAAAGAAAATTTGATTAGGCTTCCCGTAAACGGGGACGTCATAAAAAATTTCGATCCCATTCAACAGGATATGATCGCATCCGGAAGGATCGAAAATATTGGATTGGTCAATTCCCAAGTCCTTTCTGGAGGAAACAACGGTTCAGGTTTCCAGTGGCCTGGTGGGACGGACACCGAAGATGTTCTGATTTCTTTTAGGGAAATCAGCTCCGGCTTTTTTGAAACTGCCGGCATGAAAATTATCGAAGGTAGGGGCTTTGGCGACGATATCGACAACGCCAATAATAATATTCTGATCACCGAGACCTTTGCCAAATTGATGGGCGAGGGAAGTGCTTTAGGTAAAACCGTAAGGCGTGATGATGACGCGTTTACCGTAATAGGCGTAGTTAAAGACTATCTGTACGGGGATATGTACGGAACGAGCGACCCTGTCATGTTTTTCAACTATCATGACGATGCACGATTTCTTTATGTGAGAACCAAGCCCGATATGGCTTTGTCAGAAACCCTTGCGACGATGGAAAGTGTAATGAAGAAACACAACCCCGCTTTTCCATTCGAATACCAATTCGTTGACCAGGCTTTCGATGCCAGGTTTAAAAGTGAAAAGCTTGTCGGAAGTCTTTCGAAAATATTCGCCTTGATTGCCATCATCATTTCCTGTTTGGGACTATTCGGACTCGCTGCATACACCGCAGAACAGCGTAAAAAGGAAATTGGCGTACGAAAGGTATTGGGGTCGAGCGTCTCTGGAATCGTTCGATTGTTATCCAAGGATTTTTTGCGCTTGGTCATCATCGCACTTCTGATTGCAACGCCGATAGCATGGTGGTTTATGCAAAACTGGCTGGAAAGTTTCGCCTATCGCATCGAAATTGACTGGTGGGTATTTGCCCTTGCCGGTATCGCTGCTATCTGCATTGCACTATTGACGGTAAGCTTCCAGGCGGTAAAGGCCGCAGTGGCGAACCCGGTGAAGAGTTTGCGAACCGAATAA